The following are from one region of the Neorhodopirellula lusitana genome:
- a CDS encoding ATP-dependent DNA ligase, whose translation MKRFATLYNTLDSTTKTNEKIAAMATYFGEVDGLDAAWAIQFLSGGKLSRLVPTKLLRRWAAEQAGIPDWLFDESYHAVGDLAETLTLTVPPGESVDEHSLAYWVTERLVPLRKMDEDQQRTAVLDIWKQTPTPLRFVVMKLITGSMRVGVSKRLVTRAIADRFDISADVIAHRLMGDWNPSENFFERLIDPNTHDTIVSQPYPFCLAHALDNETGPEPLDEASNYVAEWKWDGIRGQVIRRDGQTFVWSRGEDLMEKRWPEIEAAAETLPNGTVLDGEILAATAGGEVLPFSALQRRIGRKTIGKKLLSEVPVVFHAFDLLEDRGRDIRAMPFTQRRLQLETLLSSNLHPHLTVTRLIDGSCWDDWRSVRESSRERHAEGLMLKRKDAAYDIGRVRGTWWKWKVQPYTIDAVLIYAQKGHGRRASLYTDYTFALWDDGKLVPFAKAYSGLSDAEIRKVDRFVRTHTQESFGPVRSVEPELVMELAFEGLQRSSRHKSGIATRFPRIVRWRDDKKPADANQLSELLELLPRGEGETV comes from the coding sequence ATGAAACGATTCGCAACGCTTTACAACACGCTGGATTCGACCACCAAGACGAACGAGAAGATTGCGGCAATGGCCACCTACTTTGGTGAGGTCGATGGGCTCGATGCCGCCTGGGCGATTCAGTTCCTTTCCGGTGGCAAACTCAGCCGCCTGGTGCCCACGAAGCTTTTGCGACGTTGGGCGGCCGAGCAAGCGGGGATCCCGGACTGGTTGTTCGACGAATCCTATCACGCGGTGGGTGACTTAGCCGAAACGCTCACATTGACTGTACCGCCGGGGGAGTCGGTTGATGAGCATTCGTTGGCGTACTGGGTCACCGAGCGATTGGTGCCGCTTCGCAAGATGGATGAGGACCAACAGCGGACCGCGGTGCTCGATATTTGGAAGCAGACGCCGACACCCTTGCGGTTTGTCGTGATGAAGTTGATCACGGGATCCATGCGTGTTGGGGTTAGCAAACGACTCGTGACAAGAGCGATTGCCGATCGTTTTGACATTTCGGCCGACGTGATCGCGCATCGTTTGATGGGGGATTGGAATCCGAGTGAGAATTTTTTTGAACGTTTGATTGATCCAAATACGCACGACACGATCGTTAGCCAGCCATACCCTTTCTGTTTGGCGCATGCGTTGGATAACGAGACAGGTCCAGAACCTTTGGACGAGGCTTCGAACTACGTCGCGGAATGGAAGTGGGACGGCATACGTGGCCAGGTGATCCGCCGTGATGGTCAAACGTTCGTGTGGTCTCGCGGTGAAGATCTGATGGAAAAGCGTTGGCCCGAGATCGAGGCGGCGGCGGAAACGCTGCCGAACGGCACGGTTTTGGATGGTGAGATTCTGGCAGCGACGGCCGGTGGCGAGGTGCTTCCTTTTTCGGCATTGCAAAGACGGATTGGTCGGAAGACGATCGGTAAGAAGCTGCTTTCCGAGGTCCCCGTGGTCTTCCATGCCTTTGATCTCCTGGAGGATCGCGGACGCGATATCCGGGCAATGCCGTTCACTCAACGGCGGTTGCAACTGGAAACCCTGTTGTCGTCCAACCTTCATCCGCACCTCACCGTGACTCGGTTGATCGACGGATCCTGTTGGGACGATTGGCGTTCCGTTCGTGAATCAAGTCGTGAACGACACGCGGAGGGATTGATGCTGAAACGAAAGGACGCAGCCTACGATATCGGTCGCGTTCGAGGCACGTGGTGGAAATGGAAGGTTCAGCCTTACACGATCGATGCCGTGTTGATTTACGCACAAAAAGGTCACGGGCGACGGGCAAGTTTGTATACGGACTACACGTTCGCGTTGTGGGATGATGGCAAGCTGGTGCCGTTCGCGAAAGCTTATAGCGGTCTATCTGATGCGGAAATCCGCAAGGTGGATCGATTTGTTCGCACTCACACACAAGAGTCTTTCGGCCCGGTACGCAGCGTTGAACCTGAGCTGGTGATGGAGTTGGCATTTGAGGGCTTGCAACGCAGTTCTCGTCACAAGAGCGGCATCGCGACTCGGTTCCCACGCATTGTTCGTTGGCGGGACGACAAGAAACCGGCGGATGCGAATCAGTTGAGCGAACTGCTGGAGCTGCTTCCTCGGGGTGAAGGGGAAACGGTTTGA
- a CDS encoding ligase-associated DNA damage response exonuclease codes for MILESTPNGLYCSQGGFYVDPSRPVRRAVVSHAHTDHARWGSRHYLAATRSEHLLRMRMSDEAEFQFLNYGESVTIGGVKVSFYPAGHMLGSAQVRLEHRGRVEVVTGDYKLGADPTCESWEPIRCHLLVTESTFGLPIYRWEPDHVTTTAINDWWRESRDAGKCCLLYGYAVGKSQRLLAGLDPEIGPIYTHGAVEKGTEAYRQSGVAMPATTYVGSIEGKHDWKGGMVVAVPSAHGTPWMRKFGRVSTAMASGWMAVRGSRRRRSVDRGFVVSDHVDWPSLLQAVEACDPETVWVTHGYTAVVARYLNEQGQHAEILDSASRGEQEEEAATSMQSNDRQNADPRLDDRQEPS; via the coding sequence ATGATTTTGGAATCGACACCGAATGGCTTGTATTGTTCACAGGGTGGGTTTTACGTTGACCCCAGTCGCCCGGTCAGGCGTGCCGTTGTCAGTCATGCTCATACGGATCATGCGCGTTGGGGATCCCGTCACTATTTGGCTGCAACACGAAGCGAACATCTGTTGCGGATGCGAATGAGTGACGAAGCGGAGTTTCAATTTTTGAATTATGGTGAGTCCGTCACGATTGGCGGCGTGAAGGTCAGTTTTTATCCGGCCGGTCACATGTTGGGATCGGCTCAGGTTCGCTTGGAGCATCGCGGACGGGTGGAGGTCGTCACGGGCGACTACAAGTTGGGAGCTGACCCGACCTGTGAAAGCTGGGAACCGATCCGTTGTCACCTCTTGGTAACGGAATCTACTTTCGGTTTGCCGATCTATCGGTGGGAACCCGATCACGTGACCACAACGGCGATCAACGACTGGTGGCGTGAAAGCCGTGATGCCGGGAAATGTTGTTTGTTGTACGGCTACGCGGTTGGTAAAAGCCAACGATTGCTGGCGGGACTGGATCCGGAAATCGGCCCTATCTACACCCATGGTGCGGTGGAGAAAGGTACCGAGGCTTATCGACAATCCGGGGTGGCGATGCCTGCAACCACGTATGTTGGTTCGATCGAGGGAAAACACGATTGGAAGGGTGGAATGGTGGTGGCTGTGCCCAGTGCGCATGGCACGCCCTGGATGCGGAAGTTCGGCCGCGTCAGCACCGCGATGGCAAGCGGTTGGATGGCCGTGAGGGGATCGCGACGCCGGCGAAGTGTCGACCGCGGATTCGTGGTCAGCGACCACGTTGATTGGCCTTCGCTATTGCAGGCGGTCGAGGCGTGTGATCCGGAAACGGTCTGGGTCACCCACGGGTACACGGCCGTCGTGGCACGCTATTTGAACGAGCAAGGTCAGCATGCTGAGATCTTGGACTCGGCATCGCGCGGGGAACAAGAAGAGGAGGCCGCGACAAGCATGCAAAGCAATGATAGGCAGAATGCTGATCCGAGGCTTGACGATCGGCAGGAACCATCATGA
- a CDS encoding Y4yA family PLP-dependent enzyme, with product MTDLFDGQTLADLVAQHGSPLNLISPTSMRANLDEVTQVAEDRGVDFQAFFARKSNKCLAFVDEAIRCDAGLDTASENEIQQCLDRGVTPDRIICTAAVKQEALLRLCLNHSICIAIDNQDELDVIASLAQQTGLTAVLALRIGGFHHRGSKLPTRFGFDVDRDLELLDELVDLPVRVAGIHFHLDGYDASQRVTGLAEALGWIEHLRDQGHAPTFIDMGGGFPISYLDHEHQWNDFWREHESSLLGQRSPITYRNHPLGRQVLADSVTGKPNVYPYFQSPTRAAWLASILDTEINGCSVAKRINDAKVQLRCEPGRSLMDGCGMTVARVEYRKQNSDGDWLIGLSMNRTQCRTTTDDFLVDPIVLPIGEGESSPMTGYLVGAYCTESELLSLRQMEFPTGVRRGDLVVFPNTAGYLMHFLESRSHQFPLAKNLVVADGPEGTFELDRIDMPSLS from the coding sequence ATGACCGACCTTTTCGATGGCCAAACGCTTGCTGACTTGGTAGCTCAACACGGTTCACCTCTGAACTTGATCTCCCCGACCTCAATGCGGGCCAATCTGGATGAAGTGACTCAAGTTGCTGAAGATCGGGGCGTGGATTTCCAAGCCTTCTTCGCACGCAAGTCCAACAAGTGTCTCGCCTTTGTTGACGAGGCGATTCGCTGCGATGCTGGACTCGACACAGCAAGCGAAAACGAAATTCAGCAATGCTTGGATCGAGGCGTCACTCCCGACCGAATCATTTGTACTGCTGCCGTTAAACAGGAAGCACTGCTGCGTCTTTGCCTGAACCATTCCATCTGCATCGCGATCGATAACCAGGATGAGCTGGACGTAATCGCCAGCCTGGCCCAGCAAACTGGCCTTACCGCCGTCCTAGCACTGCGAATCGGCGGTTTCCATCATAGAGGAAGCAAACTTCCCACCCGGTTTGGTTTCGACGTGGATCGTGATTTGGAACTACTGGATGAATTGGTTGACTTGCCAGTTCGGGTAGCTGGCATCCACTTCCACTTGGATGGCTACGATGCAAGTCAACGTGTCACTGGACTCGCCGAAGCCCTCGGCTGGATCGAACACCTGCGTGACCAGGGACATGCTCCCACCTTTATCGACATGGGAGGCGGATTTCCGATCAGCTATCTCGATCATGAACATCAGTGGAACGACTTTTGGCGAGAACACGAAAGCTCGTTACTAGGTCAACGATCCCCCATCACCTATCGCAACCATCCGCTGGGGCGTCAGGTGCTGGCAGACTCCGTCACCGGAAAGCCGAACGTTTATCCGTACTTCCAGTCGCCCACTCGGGCGGCATGGCTTGCATCCATTCTTGATACAGAAATCAACGGTTGCAGCGTCGCGAAGCGTATAAACGATGCCAAGGTTCAGCTTCGTTGTGAGCCAGGTCGCAGCCTGATGGACGGATGCGGGATGACCGTCGCTCGGGTGGAGTACCGCAAGCAAAACTCGGACGGCGATTGGCTGATCGGACTGTCGATGAACCGAACACAGTGTCGTACCACGACCGACGATTTTCTTGTCGACCCAATTGTGTTGCCCATCGGTGAAGGCGAATCGTCTCCTATGACTGGCTACTTGGTTGGTGCGTACTGCACAGAGTCCGAGTTGCTTTCGCTGCGTCAAATGGAGTTCCCGACGGGTGTTCGCCGCGGCGATCTGGTTGTCTTCCCCAACACGGCAGGCTACCTGATGCACTTCCTGGAAAGCCGCTCACACCAGTTCCCGCTTGCCAAGAACTTGGTCGTAGCCGACGGTCCAGAAGGAACTTTCGAATTGGATCGAATCGACATGCCTTCGTTAAGTTAG
- a CDS encoding UdgX family uracil-DNA binding protein (This protein belongs to the uracil DNA glycosylase superfamily, members of which act in excision repair of DNA. However, it belongs more specifically to UdgX branch, whose founding member was found to bind uracil in DNA (where it does not belong), without cleaving it, appears to promote DNA repair by a pathway involving RecA, rather than base excision.) produces MQSCCVQDFEQWRSEARRLVSAGVHPADVSWRSDAEQPSLFGDQPVVSAEANKPFKVPRDFLDLATKVACHRDRDKWSILYRTLWRIVNEQRELLQITTDDDVDRLMQMQKAVSRDVHKMKAFVRFRKVADDPESFVAWHRPDHRIVRLAAPFFARRFKGIDWTIFTPEESAAWDQSKLIYGAGVPASAVTTDDALEELWKAYYASIFNPARVKVAMMKSEMPVRHWATLPEAELIPDLLRQAPARVQQMIDTHEGFGETAMHFMPDEPSLPALAEAASRCSACDLCHSATQVVFGEGNPNARIVLVGEQPGDQEDIAGRPFIGPAGHLLDECLALAGVERSDVYITNTVKHFKFTERGKRRLHKKPNSREVFACRPWLEAELGLVKPEMLVCLGATPAQALLGRDFRITKSRGQMMQTEWCDQTLATWHPAAILRMSDGERRGQMQEQLVGDLRQAVERS; encoded by the coding sequence ATGCAGAGTTGTTGTGTTCAAGACTTCGAACAGTGGCGATCCGAAGCTCGCCGTTTGGTGAGTGCTGGCGTCCACCCAGCGGATGTCAGTTGGCGTTCCGATGCGGAACAACCGAGTCTCTTTGGTGACCAGCCGGTTGTCTCCGCGGAGGCTAACAAGCCGTTCAAAGTACCACGCGATTTCCTGGACTTGGCGACAAAGGTCGCTTGCCATCGAGATCGAGACAAATGGTCGATCTTGTACCGGACGCTTTGGCGGATCGTGAACGAGCAACGTGAGCTTTTACAGATCACGACGGATGATGACGTGGATCGCTTGATGCAGATGCAAAAAGCGGTATCGCGAGACGTTCACAAGATGAAGGCATTCGTGCGATTTCGGAAAGTCGCAGACGATCCAGAGTCGTTTGTGGCCTGGCATCGACCCGACCACCGGATCGTTCGCTTGGCGGCTCCCTTCTTCGCTCGACGTTTCAAAGGCATTGACTGGACGATCTTCACGCCCGAAGAGTCTGCCGCTTGGGATCAATCCAAACTGATTTATGGTGCCGGTGTTCCCGCCAGTGCGGTGACGACCGACGATGCCTTGGAAGAGCTTTGGAAAGCCTATTATGCGTCGATCTTCAATCCGGCTCGGGTGAAAGTGGCGATGATGAAAAGCGAGATGCCGGTTCGTCACTGGGCCACGTTGCCGGAAGCTGAGTTGATCCCTGATTTGTTGCGTCAGGCTCCGGCTCGAGTCCAACAGATGATTGACACACACGAAGGGTTCGGCGAGACGGCGATGCATTTCATGCCGGATGAACCTAGCCTGCCGGCATTGGCTGAGGCGGCGAGTCGATGTAGTGCTTGTGATCTTTGTCACTCGGCAACGCAAGTCGTTTTTGGGGAAGGGAACCCGAACGCGAGGATCGTCTTGGTCGGCGAGCAACCTGGTGACCAAGAAGACATCGCTGGAAGACCTTTCATAGGCCCCGCGGGACATCTGCTTGATGAGTGCTTAGCATTGGCCGGTGTGGAACGGAGCGACGTTTACATCACCAACACGGTTAAACATTTCAAGTTCACCGAGCGAGGCAAGCGACGGCTGCATAAAAAGCCGAACTCGCGGGAGGTCTTCGCGTGTCGACCGTGGTTGGAAGCGGAACTCGGGTTAGTAAAACCGGAAATGTTGGTTTGTCTGGGGGCGACGCCGGCGCAGGCGTTGTTGGGGCGCGACTTTCGTATCACCAAGTCACGTGGGCAAATGATGCAGACGGAGTGGTGCGACCAAACGCTGGCAACGTGGCACCCGGCCGCGATCCTGCGGATGTCCGATGGGGAAAGACGCGGGCAAATGCAGGAGCAACTGGTCGGCGATCTAAGGCAAGCGGTGGAACGATCATGA
- the pdeM gene encoding ligase-associated DNA damage response endonuclease PdeM has product MRQGIHVSIAGVNLQLFAERATYSVQHRTLFVADTHLGKDATFRRHGVPVPMGGNDDMLRGISNLLTETQAERLVILGDMFHARSSLSQPTVDAVEAFIARHPAVRRVLVRGNHDAHVGALPTRWGIEVVNEGTRLGGIALGHHPTEVPDGASLLLCGHLHPAMRVGSGRERFGKLPCFWYSNGCLVFPAIGEFTGTHVIQAKAGDRVWLIADDEIVEYPNSP; this is encoded by the coding sequence ATGAGGCAAGGCATCCATGTTTCGATCGCTGGAGTCAATCTGCAGCTTTTCGCCGAGCGGGCCACGTACAGTGTTCAGCACCGCACACTGTTCGTCGCGGATACTCATCTAGGGAAAGACGCGACCTTCCGCCGGCACGGAGTCCCAGTGCCGATGGGTGGCAACGATGACATGCTGCGTGGGATTTCCAACTTATTGACCGAAACGCAGGCGGAGCGATTGGTCATTCTTGGCGACATGTTCCATGCACGTTCTTCGCTTTCGCAGCCAACCGTCGATGCCGTTGAAGCGTTCATCGCCAGGCACCCGGCGGTGCGTAGGGTCTTGGTGCGTGGGAACCATGACGCGCATGTCGGCGCGTTGCCGACGCGTTGGGGGATTGAAGTCGTTAATGAAGGGACAAGATTGGGTGGCATTGCCTTGGGGCACCATCCAACAGAGGTTCCCGATGGTGCGAGTCTTCTCCTGTGTGGCCACCTGCATCCTGCCATGCGAGTGGGCAGCGGGCGTGAGCGTTTCGGCAAGTTACCGTGCTTTTGGTATTCGAACGGATGTCTCGTCTTCCCAGCGATTGGCGAATTCACCGGAACGCACGTGATCCAAGCCAAGGCCGGAGACCGTGTTTGGTTGATCGCGGATGATGAAATCGTTGAGTATCCCAATTCTCCGTAA
- a CDS encoding FAD/NAD(P)-binding protein has translation MKREPTQSTAMPPMTKAEDAPQSLRVAIIGCGPRGLQCLEAMSRRLSRQLHRRISITVFEPAEFLGAGMVYNPSQPKTLRMNFATQHIDFWKTKPDHRTARSGSLLGWLAQHYPEYAATNQYVPRAIVGEYLHDCYNKVVSQIKDTTTLRVIPEKVIEIQKRGGRFSVRTNAGLSHFDQVAITTGHEGLRSSPTTQAGKAPIPAIPAGMHLTVDRVTPGSRVLVHGFGLTAIDTVLSLTEGRGGSFDSNRTLPRYRKCSLEPARIDLRSRSGRPMLSKPAANKEPISDDFWTPFRHRLNEHLPHHGKLDFVRDIWSIVTDAAAHLLVESGSHTQTRVVDGWYQGWTRCKMDSKSAQKTMLQSYAVATGKRPIDIPYALGDSWRRLYPELVALISNGGLTDDSWNSFALTAREMERIAFGPPAENIGRLLSLMRARLISVGTQLDSTQHYDHTINSVIAGPHQHDHVGPMEKLIQAGLVQVHPASGGVMVDCRGFVIGGTRGLAIFGRATEGWVVGNDTLNRTLHCHIENWAEEIATLAASTENHLL, from the coding sequence ATGAAGAGGGAACCCACGCAAAGCACCGCCATGCCTCCAATGACCAAGGCCGAAGACGCTCCCCAATCGCTAAGGGTCGCGATCATTGGTTGTGGTCCGCGAGGCCTGCAATGCTTGGAAGCAATGTCGCGCCGACTATCCCGGCAACTTCACCGACGGATAAGCATTACAGTTTTCGAACCTGCTGAGTTTCTCGGCGCAGGGATGGTCTACAACCCGTCGCAACCGAAAACGCTTCGCATGAACTTTGCGACGCAGCACATTGACTTTTGGAAAACGAAACCAGATCACCGAACCGCAAGATCCGGTTCGCTACTTGGCTGGCTCGCCCAGCACTATCCCGAGTACGCTGCGACGAATCAATACGTGCCTCGAGCGATCGTTGGCGAGTATCTGCACGACTGCTACAACAAGGTTGTCAGTCAAATTAAGGACACCACCACACTGCGTGTCATCCCCGAAAAAGTCATCGAGATTCAAAAACGTGGAGGCCGATTCAGTGTTCGAACCAACGCTGGATTATCGCACTTCGATCAAGTCGCGATCACAACAGGTCACGAAGGACTTCGCAGCTCACCAACGACGCAGGCAGGCAAAGCTCCTATCCCCGCCATACCAGCGGGAATGCACTTGACCGTTGATCGTGTAACGCCCGGAAGCCGCGTGCTTGTCCATGGATTCGGGCTTACCGCCATCGATACGGTTCTATCGTTAACGGAAGGACGTGGCGGAAGTTTTGACAGCAACCGAACTCTGCCACGTTACCGAAAATGCTCACTCGAGCCCGCTCGCATTGACCTGCGCTCGCGTTCCGGACGCCCCATGCTTTCCAAACCTGCGGCGAACAAGGAACCGATTTCGGACGACTTTTGGACTCCGTTCCGTCATCGACTCAACGAGCATCTTCCCCACCATGGCAAGCTGGATTTTGTTCGCGATATCTGGTCCATCGTGACCGACGCAGCCGCCCACCTGCTCGTCGAGAGCGGATCACACACACAGACGCGTGTGGTAGACGGTTGGTATCAAGGATGGACGCGTTGCAAGATGGATTCGAAGTCAGCACAAAAGACAATGCTTCAGTCCTACGCAGTCGCAACCGGGAAGCGACCGATCGACATCCCCTATGCACTCGGTGACAGTTGGCGACGACTCTACCCCGAACTGGTCGCATTGATCAGCAATGGTGGACTAACCGATGACAGCTGGAACAGCTTTGCGCTGACTGCTCGCGAAATGGAGCGAATCGCGTTCGGGCCTCCCGCTGAGAACATCGGCCGGCTTCTTAGCTTGATGCGTGCCAGACTCATATCGGTTGGCACCCAACTTGACTCCACACAACACTACGATCACACCATCAATTCAGTCATCGCGGGACCACACCAACACGACCATGTTGGCCCGATGGAAAAGCTGATCCAAGCCGGACTAGTGCAAGTCCATCCGGCGAGTGGCGGCGTGATGGTAGACTGCCGCGGCTTTGTGATAGGCGGAACCCGCGGGCTAGCCATCTTTGGGCGAGCAACCGAAGGCTGGGTCGTTGGCAACGACACCCTCAACCGAACTCTCCACTGTCATATTGAAAACTGGGCTGAAGAGATCGCCACGTTGGCGGCATCCACTGAAAATCACCTCCTCTAA
- a CDS encoding ligase-associated DNA damage response DEXH box helicase, with product MNQPIAPKRETPSRIVDRYFASIGWKPFAFQRTVWRAYRDGYSGLLHSATGTGKTLGVWMGPLLKWLQENPDQTKWNPKRPPSARVLWITPLRALAGDTEKSLRAPIDALGLPWTLDSRTGDSKQSAKARQLRKLPTALVTTPESLSLMLTHEKLLPQLSQLEGVIVDEWHELLGTKRGIQTELALSRLRALNPDLRVWGVSATLGNLDEACRALMGDRSQDRVKVVEGFRNKKVKLESIIPAKMDRFPWSGHIGTKMVPQVAKLLESVNSTLVFANTRSQTEIWYQHLLKQKPEWAGLIAIHHGSLDMSVRRWVEDGLRDGKLRAVVCTSSLDLGVDFTAVDLVIQIGSPKGAARLLQRAGRSGHQPDAVSRLAFVPTNAMELIELAAAQDAIRGGRLEARPLLEKPLDVLAQHVVSIAIGGGFSSDELLQEVRTAFAYRSLTDDEWQWVLNFVVRGGESLEAYPDFHRVEVLDGRYQVTVRRTITNHRINIGTIVSDTSMQVKYLKGKTLGTAEESFLSKLAAGDKFLFAGRLVELVRVKDNAAYVRRATGKPDTVPRWMGGRMPLSSELSDALRYRIEQASEGKLVGREMKALRPLFELQSQWSVLPRSDELLIEKVKTRNGYHLFVFPFDGRLVHEGLAALFAYRLSRLRKQSFSMACNDHGIVLQSPTAIEVEHAVTAGVFATGDLVEEILLSMNSTEMAKRQFRQIARVAGLIQPGLPGRRKSANHLQASSNLFFDVFTQYDSDNMLLEQSRREVLEQQLESSRMRKTLQRIEASRIVINEPPRVTPLAFGLFVDKLRERVSSETLADRVKRMQEDLERVAANSS from the coding sequence TTGAATCAACCGATCGCTCCGAAACGAGAGACACCTTCGCGGATCGTCGACCGGTATTTTGCTTCGATCGGCTGGAAGCCTTTCGCGTTCCAACGCACCGTCTGGCGAGCGTACCGTGATGGGTACAGCGGCTTGTTGCATTCGGCGACGGGAACGGGAAAGACCCTTGGCGTGTGGATGGGACCGCTTTTGAAATGGCTGCAAGAGAACCCCGATCAAACGAAATGGAATCCCAAACGACCTCCGTCCGCCCGCGTGCTTTGGATCACGCCACTACGCGCGTTGGCGGGCGATACTGAAAAGTCACTTCGTGCGCCGATCGATGCACTTGGTTTGCCATGGACACTTGACTCGCGAACAGGAGACAGCAAGCAGAGTGCGAAGGCTCGTCAATTGCGGAAACTCCCAACCGCGTTGGTCACGACGCCCGAAAGCTTATCGCTGATGTTGACGCACGAGAAGTTGCTGCCCCAGTTGTCGCAACTGGAGGGAGTGATCGTTGACGAGTGGCACGAATTGCTGGGGACTAAACGCGGCATCCAAACCGAGTTGGCGTTGTCGCGATTGCGAGCGTTGAACCCGGATTTGCGAGTATGGGGTGTGTCCGCCACCCTCGGAAACCTGGACGAGGCCTGCAGGGCGCTAATGGGCGACCGTTCACAAGATCGTGTGAAGGTCGTCGAAGGTTTCAGAAACAAGAAGGTGAAGCTGGAATCGATCATCCCGGCCAAGATGGATCGCTTCCCATGGTCGGGGCACATCGGTACCAAGATGGTTCCTCAGGTTGCCAAGCTACTGGAGTCCGTCAACAGCACACTGGTTTTCGCGAATACTCGATCACAAACGGAGATCTGGTACCAGCATCTACTGAAACAGAAACCCGAGTGGGCCGGACTGATCGCCATCCATCACGGTTCACTTGACATGTCGGTCCGCCGCTGGGTCGAGGATGGATTGCGGGATGGCAAACTGCGTGCGGTGGTCTGCACCAGTAGCTTGGACCTAGGTGTGGACTTCACGGCGGTCGATTTGGTGATCCAAATTGGTAGCCCGAAAGGTGCCGCCCGACTGCTGCAGCGTGCCGGTCGCAGTGGTCATCAACCTGATGCGGTAAGTCGGCTGGCGTTTGTGCCCACCAACGCAATGGAATTGATTGAACTGGCGGCGGCCCAAGACGCCATTCGAGGCGGCCGCTTGGAAGCTCGCCCGCTGCTAGAAAAGCCACTCGATGTGCTCGCGCAACACGTTGTTTCGATTGCGATTGGTGGCGGATTTTCCAGTGACGAGTTGCTGCAAGAGGTGCGGACTGCGTTTGCGTATCGCTCGCTTACGGATGATGAGTGGCAGTGGGTTTTGAACTTTGTCGTTCGTGGGGGTGAGTCCCTGGAGGCGTATCCCGACTTTCACCGCGTGGAAGTTTTGGACGGTAGGTATCAAGTCACGGTAAGACGAACGATCACCAACCATCGCATCAACATCGGGACGATCGTTTCCGACACATCGATGCAGGTGAAGTATTTGAAGGGGAAGACGCTCGGGACCGCCGAAGAGAGCTTTCTGTCGAAGCTCGCCGCTGGGGACAAGTTTTTGTTCGCGGGGCGATTGGTGGAACTGGTGCGTGTGAAAGACAACGCCGCGTACGTCCGGCGTGCAACCGGGAAGCCGGATACCGTGCCGCGCTGGATGGGCGGACGGATGCCGTTGTCCAGCGAACTGAGCGACGCGTTGCGGTACCGAATCGAACAGGCTTCGGAAGGCAAATTGGTCGGTCGGGAAATGAAGGCGTTGCGCCCCTTGTTTGAGCTGCAATCGCAGTGGAGTGTGTTGCCTCGCAGCGATGAACTGTTAATCGAAAAGGTGAAGACACGCAATGGATATCATCTATTTGTGTTTCCATTTGACGGTCGTTTGGTTCACGAAGGCCTGGCCGCCCTGTTCGCGTATCGCCTGTCTCGGTTGCGCAAACAGTCCTTTTCGATGGCGTGCAACGACCATGGGATCGTGTTGCAATCGCCGACCGCGATCGAAGTGGAGCATGCCGTGACCGCGGGTGTGTTCGCGACGGGCGATCTGGTTGAGGAAATCTTATTGAGTATGAATTCAACGGAGATGGCCAAGCGACAGTTCCGGCAGATTGCTCGCGTCGCGGGTCTGATTCAGCCCGGGCTTCCCGGTCGCCGAAAAAGCGCCAATCATCTTCAAGCCAGCAGCAATCTGTTCTTTGACGTGTTCACCCAATACGATTCCGACAACATGCTGTTGGAACAAAGTCGTCGCGAGGTGCTTGAGCAGCAGCTGGAATCATCGCGAATGCGGAAAACGTTGCAACGCATCGAGGCCAGTCGGATTGTCATTAATGAACCGCCGCGTGTCACCCCGCTCGCATTTGGTCTATTCGTTGACAAGTTGCGGGAACGCGTCAGTAGCGAAACATTGGCAGACCGAGTCAAACGAATGCAGGAAGATCTCGAACGTGTCGCGGCAAACTCATCATGA